The proteins below are encoded in one region of Holophagaceae bacterium:
- a CDS encoding enoyl-CoA hydratase/isomerase family protein, with the protein MDYQFITMETMGRVLKLSLHRPSTNALNRAFGEELFGAFGEVERMEEVTVVVITSALDKAFIAGADIKEMAAMDLVESEAFSKLLQEAYSMLPRMKKVVIAAINGHALGGGCELALACDYRFMTRGKALIGLPEAGLGIVPGAGGTQRLPRLVGLSKALDILLRGRVLGPEEALEIGLVDRVLDAETFSAEVMEFATALASGAGKALGFIKASVQDGLELPMEQALEIERKHGLENLKTRDAKEGLKAFAEKRKPNFTNK; encoded by the coding sequence GTGGACTATCAATTCATCACCATGGAAACCATGGGCCGGGTCCTGAAGCTGAGCCTGCACCGGCCCTCCACGAACGCCCTCAACCGGGCCTTCGGCGAAGAGCTTTTCGGGGCCTTCGGCGAGGTGGAGCGCATGGAGGAGGTGACAGTGGTGGTCATCACCAGCGCCTTGGACAAGGCGTTCATCGCCGGGGCGGACATCAAGGAAATGGCCGCCATGGACCTCGTTGAATCCGAGGCCTTTTCAAAGCTGTTGCAGGAGGCCTATTCCATGCTTCCGCGCATGAAGAAGGTCGTGATCGCGGCCATCAACGGCCACGCGCTGGGCGGGGGCTGCGAATTGGCCCTGGCCTGCGACTACCGCTTCATGACGCGGGGGAAGGCGCTCATCGGCCTGCCGGAAGCGGGCCTGGGCATCGTTCCGGGCGCGGGGGGAACCCAGCGGCTGCCGCGATTGGTGGGCCTTTCCAAGGCGCTGGACATCCTGCTGCGCGGAAGGGTCCTGGGACCGGAGGAAGCCTTGGAGATCGGCCTCGTGGACCGGGTCCTGGATGCGGAGACCTTTTCCGCCGAGGTCATGGAATTCGCGACGGCGCTGGCATCCGGGGCAGGCAAGGCCCTCGGTTTCATCAAGGCCTCGGTCCAGGATGGACTTGAACTGCCCATGGAGCAGGCCCTGGAGATCGAACGCAAGCACGGACTTGAAAACCTCAAGACCCGCGACGCCAAAGAGGGCCTCAAGGCCTTCGCGGAGAAGCGGAAGCCGAATTTCACGAATAAATGA